The following proteins come from a genomic window of Ictalurus furcatus strain D&B chromosome 14, Billie_1.0, whole genome shotgun sequence:
- the LOC128618686 gene encoding protocadherin alpha-C2-like, which yields MKTVGCICCTIVFFVFSATWRSALSVTRYSIPEEMERGSVVANLAADLGLDVGALVQREVKLDIFNNKKYLDVNKRTGELYIIERIDREGICQAKTSNCFIKLDMIIKSPLRIFNIELEITDINDNAPHFRMDRVELDVSESASPGERFSLPNAQDPDVGANTVNTYKISDSDHFTIDIHSGSDGTKYADLVLMKALDREAQPIHYLILTAVDGGVPARSGTANIIVRVLDTNDNAPQFDRSVYTVKMSENSPIGTLVTKLNATDTDEGSNAEITYSFTLYTSEKTQDMFNLNSKTGEITAKGTIDFEDMKIFEMHIEAKDNGPIPLSSQCRITVDIMDMNDNYPEITIKSLKNTVKEDTPVGTVIALVGVSDRDTGDNGKVNLTINQNIPFTLNKSSDYHYELLISEPLDREITPEYDITLLVTDRGNPPLSDNETIIVHLLDVNDNAPQFPQSFYSISVMENNPPGSLLSSITAHDPDLHENQYLVYFIIEKEIVNTSMSMLFSINPENGNLYALKTFDYEIEKEFLFHIEARDSGVPPLSSNVTVHIIIMDQNDNTPVIVSPWRAHGSVVEEKIPRSTDKGTLIAKVIAIDTDSVHNSRVTYQFLQNTDATLFSLDQYNGEIRTTRMFSYRDSRHQRLVVIAKDNGEPSLSATVTIKLSTVETALKSYAEMTEVPLEYDIFSDLNLYLVIGLGSVSFLLLITILVTIVLKCQKPKPSKAAPPCRNSVISERNSTIADSTLVSNDAYWYSLFLAETRKGKLVVRQPVPKGQRYIVSSIPRSTGMTETSDSAASTLQVR from the coding sequence ATGAAGACTGTGGGATGTATATGCTGTACGATcgttttctttgtattttcggCAACATGGAGATCGGCTTTGTCTGTAACGCGCTACTCTATACcggaggagatggagagagggtcTGTTGTTGCAAATCTAGCTGCAGACTTGGGACTGGACGTAGGAGCACTAGTTCAACGAGAGGTAAAGTTAGatatatttaataacaaaaaatatttagatGTTAATAAGAGAACAGGGGAGCTGTACATTATTGAAAGAATAGATAGAGAAGGTATATGTCAGGCCAAAACGTCAAACTGTTTCATCAAACTGGATATGATAATCAAAAGCCCATTGCGTATTTTTAACATTGAATTAGAGATCACAGATATCAATGATAAtgctccacattttagaatggATAGGGTAGAACTGGATGTCTCCGAGTCTGCATCACCAGGTGAAAGATTTTCTTTACCCAATGCACAAGACCCGGATGTAGGGGCTAACACTGTGAATACTTACAAAATTAGCGATAGCGATCATTTTACAATAGATATTCATTCTGGAAGTGATGGTACAAAATATGCCGACTTGGTCCTTATGAAAGCATTAGACAGGGAAGCACAGCCTATTCATTATCTCATTCTCACCGCTGTAGATGGCGGTGTCCCTGCGCGCTCCGGAACTGCCAATATTATTGTTCGTGTGCTGGATACAAACGACAACGCACCTCAGTTTGACCGCTCAGTATACACCGTGAAAATGAGTGAGAATTCCCCGATTGGCACTCTTGTTACTAAACTAAACGCAACTGATACTGATGAAGGCTCAAACGCAGAAATAACGTATTCATTTACGCTTTACACCTCAGAAAAAACTCAAGACATGTTCAATTTGAATTCAAAAACTGGCGAAATAACTGCTAAAGGCACTATAGATTTCGAAGACATGAAAATATTTGAGATGCATATAGAGGCCAAAGATAACGGCCCCATTCCGCTCTCCAGTCAGTGTAGAATAACAGTGGACATTATGGATATGAACGATAATTATCCAGAGATAACCATCAAatcactgaagaacactgtgAAAGAGGACACTCCTGTCGGCACAGTTATAGCTCTTGTAGGTGTAAGCGACAGAGACACGGGAGATAATGGAAAGGTTAATCTCACAATAAACCAAAATATCCCATTTACTCTAAATAAATCGTCTGACTATCACTACGAACTGCTAATCTCGGAACCATTAGATCGAGAAATAACTCCAGAATATGACATTACTTTATTAGTGACAGACAGAGGAAATCcaccactgtctgacaatgaaaCTATAATAGTGCACTTACTGGACGTTAATGATAACGCACCTCAGTTCCCACAGAGTTTCTACAGTATATCTGTTATGGAAAACAATCCTCCCGGGTCTTTATTGAGCTCCATAACTGCCCATGACCCAGATTTACATGAAAATCAGTATCTAGTTTATTTCATAATAGAAAAGGAAATAGTGAACACCTCCATGTCCATGCTGTTCTCCATTAATCCAGAGAATGGTAACCTTTACGCACTAAAGACGTTTGATTATGAGATAGAGAAGGAGTTTCTTTTCCATATTGAGGCCAGAGATTCTGGTGTTCCTCCACTCAGCAGTAACGTGACTGTTCACATTATCATCATGGACCAAAACGACAACACACCGGTTATAGTGTCTCCATGGCGCGCGCACGGCTCAGTGGTGGAAGAAAAAATACCGAGATCCACCGATAAAGGAACTCTTATAGCCAAAGTAATTGCTATAGACACAGACTCTGTGCACAACTCCCGCGTTACGTACCAATTTCTCCAGAACACTGATGCTACATTATTCAGTTTGGACCAGTACAACGGAGAGATCCGGACCACCAGAATGTTCAGTTACAGAGACTCGCGCCACCAGCGGCTGGTGGTGATCGCCAAGGATAACGGAGagccctctctctctgctacAGTCACCATCAAACTGTCCACGGTGGAGACCGCGCTTAAAAGCTATGCTGAAATGACTGAAGTGCCTTTAGAATATGACATCttttcagatttaaatctgTATCTGGTAATCGGACTGGGCTCAGTGTCATTCCTGTTACTGATCACCATATTGGTCACCATCGTGCTGAAGTGTCAGAAACCGAAACCCAGTAAAGCTGCTCCTCCCTGTAGGAACAGTGTGATCAGTGAGAGGAACTCTACCATTGCAGATTCCACTCTGGTCTCCAACGATGCCTACTGGTACAGTTTGTTTCTAGCAGAGACCAGAAAAGGAAAGCTGGTAGTTAGACAACCTGTGCCAAAAGGACAGCGATACATTGTGTCCAGTATACCGAGGAGCACAGGAATGACCGAGACTAGTGACTCAGCTGCATCTACTCTACAGGTAAGGTAG
- the LOC128618066 gene encoding protocadherin alpha-C2-like — translation MMKTTGIVSWVTLFFVFSETWRAALSVTRYSIPEEMDRGSIVANLASDLGLDVTGLAQREVKLDTVHKKYLQINKKTGELYIAEKMDRESLCQGKTSCFIKLDMIIKNPLRIFNIELEITDINDNAPHFRMDRVELDVSESASPGERFSLPNAQDPDVGANSVNTYKISDSDHFTIDIHSGSDGTKYVDMVLMKALDREAQPIHYLILTAVDGGVPARSGTANIIVRVLDTNDNAPQFDRSVYTVKMSENSPIGTLVTKLNATDTDEGSNAEITYSFTLYTSEKTQDMFNLNSKTGEITAKGTIDFEDMKIFEMHIEAKDNGPIPLSSQCRITVDIMDMNDNYPEITIKSLKNTVKEDTPVGTVIALVGVSDRDTGDNGKVNLTINQNIPFTLNKSSDYHYELLISEPLDREITPEYDITLLVTDRGNPPLSDNETIIVHLLDVNDNAPQFPQSFYSISVMENNPPGALLSSITAHDPDLHENQYLVYFIIEKEIVNTSMSMLFSINPENGNLYALKTFDYEIEKEFLFHIEARDSGVPPLSSNVTVHIIIMDQNDNTPVIVSPWRAHGSVVEEKIPRSTDKGTLIAKVIAIDTDSVHNSRVTYQFLQNTDATLFSLDQYNGEIRTTRMFSYRDSRHQRLVVIAKDNGEPSLSATVTIKLSTVETALKSYAEMTEVPLEYDIFSDLNLYLVIGLGSVSFLLLITILVTIVLKCQKPKPSKAAPPCRNSVISERNSTIADSTLVSNDAYWYSLFLAETRKGKLVVRQPVPKGQRYIVSSIPRSTGMTETSDSAASTLQVR, via the coding sequence ATGATGAAGACGACAGGAATTGTCAGCTGGGTGACgcttttctttgtattttcggAGACATGGAGGGCCGCTTTGTCTGTCACGCGTTATTCTATACCGGAGGAGATGGATCGCGGATCTATTGTTGCAAATCTAGCCTCAGATCTAGGTCTAGATGTTACCGGACTAGCACAAAGAGAGGTAAAGCTCGACACTGTTCataagaaatatttacaaataaataaaaaaacaggtgAGCTTTATATTGCTGAAAAAATGGATAGAGAGTCCCTATGCCAAGGTAAAACATCGTGttttatcaaactggatatgaTAATCAAAAACCCATTGCGTATTTTTAACATTGAATTAGAGATCACAGATATCAATGATAAtgctccacattttagaatggATAGGGTAGAACTGGATGTCTCCGAGTCTGCATCACCAGGTGAAAGATTTTCTTTACCCAATGCACAAGACCCGGATGTAGGGGCTAACAGTGTTAATACATACAAAATTAGCGATAGCGATCATTTTACAATAGATATTCATTCTGGAAGTGATGGTACAAAATATGTCGATATGGTCCTTATGAAAGCATTAGACAGGGAAGCACAGCCTATTCATTATCTCATTCTCACCGCTGTAGATGGCGGTGTCCCTGCGCGCTCCGGAACTGCCAATATTATTGTTCGTGTGCTGGATACAAACGACAACGCCCCTCAGTTTGACCGCTCAGTATACACCGTGAAAATGAGTGAGAATTCCCCGATTGGCACTCTTGTTACTAAACTAAACGCAACTGATACTGATGAAGGCTCAAACGCAGAAATAACGTATTCATTTACGCTTTACACCTCAGAAAAAACTCAAGACATGTTCAATTTGAATTCAAAAACTGGCGAAATAACTGCTAAAGGCACTATAGATTTCGAAGACATGAAAATATTTGAGATGCATATAGAGGCCAAAGATAACGGCCCCATTCCGCTCTCCAGTCAGTGTAGAATAACAGTGGACATTATGGATATGAACGATAATTATCCAGAGATAACCATCAAatcactgaagaacactgtgAAAGAGGACACTCCTGTCGGCACAGTTATAGCTCTTGTAGGTGTAAGCGACAGAGACACGGGAGATAATGGAAAGGTTAATCTCACAATAAACCAAAATATCCCATTTACTCTAAATAAATCGTCTGACTATCACTACGAACTGCTAATCTCGGAACCATTAGATCGAGAAATAACTCCAGAATATGACATTACTTTATTAGTGACAGACAGAGGAAATCcaccactgtctgacaatgaaaCTATAATAGTGCACTTGCTGGACGTTAATGATAACGCACCTCAGTTCCCACAGAGTTTCTACAGTATATCTGTTATGGAAAACAATCCTCCCGGGGCTTTATTGAGCTCCATAACTGCCCATGACCCAGATTTACATGAAAATCAGTATCTAGTTTATTTCATAATAGAAAAGGAAATAGTGAACACCTCCATGTCCATGCTGTTCTCCATTAATCCAGAGAATGGTAACCTTTACGCACTAAAGACGTTTGATTATGAGATAGAGAAGGAGTTTCTTTTCCATATTGAGGCCAGAGATTCTGGTGTTCCTCCACTCAGCAGTAACGTGACTGTTCACATTATTATCATGGACCAGAACGACAACACACCGGTTATAGTGTCTCCATGGCGCGCGCACGGCTCAGTGGTGGAAGAAAAAATACCGAGATCCACCGATAAAGGAACTCTTATAGCCAAAGTAATTGCTATAGACACAGACTCTGTACACAACTCCCGCGTTACGTACCAATTTCTCCAGAACACTGATGCTACATTATTCAGTTTGGACCAGTACAACGGAGAGATCCGGACCACCAGAATGTTCAGTTACAGAGACTCGCGCCACCAGCGGCTGGTGGTGATCGCCAAGGATAACGGAGagccctctctctctgctacAGTCACCATCAAACTGTCCACGGTGGAGACCGCGCTTAAAAGCTATGCTGAAATGACTGAAGTGCCTTTAGAATATGACATCttttcagatttaaatctgTATCTGGTAATCGGACTGGGCTCAGTGTCGTTTCTGTTACTGATCACCATATTGGTCACCATCGTACTGAAGTGTCAGAAACCGAAACCCAGTAAAGCTGCTCCTCCCTGTAGGAACAGTGTGATCAGTGAGAGGAACTCTACCATTGCAGATTCCACTCTGGTTTCCAACGATGCCTACTGGTACAGTTTGTTTCTAGCAGAAACCAGAAAAGGAAAGCTGGTAGTTAGACAACCTGTGCCAAAAGGACAGAGATACATTGTGTCCAGTATACCGAGGAGCACAGGAATGACTGAGACTAGTGACTCAGCTGCATCTACTCTACAGGTAAGGTAG